Proteins found in one Plasmodium gaboni strain SY75 chromosome 13, whole genome shotgun sequence genomic segment:
- a CDS encoding hypothetical protein (conserved Plasmodium protein, unknown function) has protein sequence MVNPPFDINYFLNSCTNLEKSYEHLLKEKKLYELKLNQALISLQEINEKYEEERKNNLDVSLRISEQTDKMIKNENIFEDVERQNEELKEKIEEINKERELEKQLLEEKIKILKIQKEKEIEEYEKQMRILKNELFKLNSVIVELDLDISSKDKEINNLSSYLKSYKEKHDKVVLEYEEKMNDIIKQNEEKEKKNKEALENIRNIKDNLALNNLRNKLKLLQEDYNDLEKEYLHLKKSINKTSTKKHLITKRIQGKSVCNNKISYKI, from the exons atgGTCAATCCTCCTTTTGATATAAATTACTTTTTAAATAGCTGTACGAATTTGGAAAAATCTTATGaacatttattaaaagaaaaaaaattatatgaattaaaattaaatcaGGCTTTGATAAGTCTCCaagaaataaatgaaaaatatgaagaGGAAAGGAAGA ACAATCTTGATGTCTCATTAAGAATATCTGAGCAAACTGataaaatgataaagaatgaaaatatatttgaaga TGTAGAGAGACAGAATGAGGAAttgaaagaaaaaatcGAAGAGATTAATAAGGAAAGAGAATTAG AAAAGCAACTATTGGAagagaaaataaaaattttgaaaataCAAAAAGAGAAAGAAATCGAGGAATATGAAAAACAAATG AGAATCTTAAAAAATGAGTTGTTTAAACTTAATAGTGTTATTGTAGAGTTAGATTTAGATATATCATCAAAAGA taaagaaataaataactTGTCGTCATACTTAAAGTCTTATAAAGAAAAGCACGACAAAGTTGTATTAGAATATGAGGAAAAAATGAATGATATAattaaacaaaatgaagagaaggaaaagaaaaataaa gAAGCTCTTGAgaatataagaaatatcAAGGACAATCTTGCTTTAAATAATTTGAGAAATAAACTCAAGTTATTACAAGAA GATTATAACGATTTAGAAAAAGAATATctacatttaaaaaagagtataaataaaacatcAACTAAGAAACATTTGATAACAAAAAGAATTCAAGGCAAAAGTgtatgtaataataaaatatcttataaaatataa
- a CDS encoding putative nucleolar preribosomal associated cytoplasmic ATPase, whose translation MKYGQVVVGPAGSGKSNYCKLMKEFMRIKKRNCYVVNLDSACEEYYYERKKKPINTTSNIEKELNDYYDTIYDIDIRNYVEVNNLMEEQQLGPNCALLRSVEILYENSYLLEDELNNYDDDDNYFIIDTPGQIELYTHTDYFKKILNIFTDQNIRLIIVFLIDISFISSNTKLLSAYLTSLSTMINFELPHINILNKCDLLISKNYYHEFNNFKHRNNFFYQKELYKKINKKLLYYKNQPTYEKDNSQENDHFNNKNKHILNHIKNNYHNLNITNQEQDKNNYHDDKTFLEEIEFFNNTKSFKDEYVLWSDVENTSLSSYSSFNSNQKNNNHSIYNSSDENKSVLSDECEETIYKKNYEKLNDILSLDPHDIIITANKCMSKKYYKLNNAFANIIEDFNLVSFLPLNIYDDDNVDFIINSIDMIIQYGEDKDVNDNYDMGS comes from the coding sequence atgaaatatGGACAAGTTGTAGTCGGTCCTGCGGGCAGTGGGAAGAGTAATTATTGTAAGTTGATGAAAGAATTTATGAGAATTAAGAAGCGTAATTGTTATGTAGTAAATTTGGATAGTGCATGTgaagaatattattatgaaagAAAGAAGAAGCCTATAAATACAACATCaaatatagaaaaagaaTTGAATGATTATTATGACACAATATATGATATAGATATAAGAAATTATGTAGAAgtaaataatttaatgGAAGAACAACAATTAGGACCTAATTGTGCATTATTAAGAAGTgtagaaatattatatgagaattcttatttattagaagatgaattaaataattatgatgatgatgataattattttattatagATACACCTGGACAAATTGaattatatacacatacagattattttaaaaagattttaaatatatttactgatcaaaatataagattaattattgtttttttaattgatatatcatttattagTTCCAATACAAAACTTTTATCAGCATATCTTACAAGTTTATCTACCATGATAAATTTTGAACTACctcatataaatatattaaataaatgtgatttattaattagtaagaattattatcatgaatttaataattttaaacatcgaaataattttttttatcaaaaagaattatataaaaaaattaacaaaaaattattatattataaaaatcaaccaacatatgaaaaagataattCACAAGAAAATGATCActttaataataaaaacaaacatattttaaatcatatcaaaaataattatcataatttaaatataacTAATCAAGAACAAgacaaaaataattatcatgATGATAAAACATTTCTTGAAGAAAtagaattttttaataatacaaaatCATTTAAAGATGAATATGTTTTATGGTCAGATGTTGAAAATACAAGTTTATCAAGTTATTCATCATTTAATTcaaatcaaaaaaataataatcattcaatttataattcatcagatgaaaataaaagtgTCTTATCAGATGAATGTGAAGaaactatatataaaaaaaattatgaaaaattaaatgatattCTTTCATTAGATCCTcatgatataataattacaGCAAATAAATGCATgtcaaaaaaatattataaattaaataatgcCTTTGCAAATATAATAGAAGATTTTAATTTAGTTTCCTTTTTAcctttaaatatatatgacGATGATAATGTAgattttattattaattcGATAGATATGATCATACAATATGGAGAAGACAAGGATGTCAATGATAATTATGACATGGGATCTTGA
- a CDS encoding hypothetical protein (conserved Plasmodium protein, unknown function): MKLIFLYFLILYKLILSYCYLLKRNKLLYGHRNPSSCIFFIVQKNYLKNIAYKKKKFTYNRNKKLHDSNDDEKKQPFINNSNIFRNKYNYIPTFDEVKKDIETFKKDYPYYFTEHSILELIRIENNIVVINIEGQFFEDINVVFAEVTKYLLSKYMGILGVHPYNIRNLNIRGNQM; encoded by the coding sequence atgaaattaatatttttatatttccttattttatacaaattaattttatcatattgttatttattGAAGAGAAATAAACTACTTTATGGTCATAGAAATCCCTCATcttgtatattttttatagtgcaaaaaaattatttgaaaaatattgcttataaaaaaaagaaatttaCTTACAACAGAAATAAGAAGTTACATGATAgtaatgatgatgaaaagaaacaaccatttataaataattcgAACATATTTcgaaataaatataattatataccAACATTTGATGAGGTGAAGAAAGACATAGaaacatttaaaaaagattatccatattattttacTGAACATAGTATACTAGAATTAATAAgaatagaaaataatattgttgTAATAAATATTGAAGGACAATTTTTTGAAGATATTAATGTAGTATTTGCAGAAGTAAccaaatatttattaagTAAATATATGGGCATATTAGGTGTCCATCcatataatataagaaaCCTGAACATACGGGGGAACCAAATgtga